CAGAATGATGAAATGGGAGCATCATAAGCCTTGAACTCTAAGCTATGATATAAATGTTGATGGAGTGCATTATCCTTTTTGAGTGTTACCATACCTTATCAGTTCTAGTAAAACCAATAAAATTGGCTCTTAGAAGCTTACAAGTACAGGCAAAGTGCCCAGAAATATGAATAGCTTAAAGGTTATGCTCTTAACTAAAGATATAACTAGCATATTGTTGAATTTAGAAAGCTTCCGATCCTTCAATGTCCTATTTTTTATATCACTTCTCTTTCAGCATACATgctttccttattttatttgttgtttagttTTGAACAAAGTAAACACGGGGCTGCAGTTGCACCAACTATAAGTAGTAAACACAATATAATGCAAATTTGTATCGCACCTAAGATTTAAAATTGTCATTAtagaacattaaaaaaaataaaatattcatatttacaCATGGAGATCAACCAGAAGTAGCAATAGGCAATCTAATATTTATTGACTGAGAAAATTTTAAGATATACTAGTAAAGAGACCTATATGAATCTATAGAATATTCACATGAAGGAATTAACACTAAGCTTAATCTGTCTCCCCTGTTGAACTTTTGGTACTGTGCAAACCATTTTCTTCACATATCATGTATAAGATTAGACAGCATATGAAACAGACCTTCTGCTGGTTAAAAGTTTCTTCTTGCTGCAAAAAAGTTAATTATTGGCTGGTGAGTAATGCTGTTCTTGAAAGTGAtgttttatttctatattatatatgagACATGGATCTACATGAATATCTCTGCAACAGTATACGAGGTTTGGAAATAGAAGAGGGGATTTGGAAATAGTATAAGATGTTCTTTTTTCaatactctttttcttttccccTCATTTGTTTCCTTTTGCGTACTTCAAGGAGTTTTAGGGTGCTtcatttcctttctttccaataagagcaatctatttattttctcattcaaGATGTGCTAGTATCAAATGATTTCCatcatttacttatttttgtcTTTGAAACATTAACTGATTGCAGGTCATTCACATGCACATTTTCGGTATTCTCTTGGTTTTTGGAGTTCCGTCAGCTCTTGGTGTAATGAACTTAATGTGGTTTGGCAAAATTATCAAGGGGTTGAAAAAGAATCTTTCGAAAAGGGTGTGACAAGATGTCAGTTGTTAGTTTAATGCATTTTTCCCATGAACTCCTCTATACTGTACAAATGGGTTGTAAGGTAGCTAGCTGAAAGGGGAAGAGAGAAGGGTTAAAGACCTCGGAAGAATAGATTGTAAAATCAACAGAAACGAATTCATGTAACTGGATACTGGCAAAGCATGTTCAAGAAGCACACATATTCTATATCTATTGTGTGAAGGAAAGTAGAGCAATTCAATGAGAAGCCCCAACGGTAAGTAAGTAACACGAGCCCTGTATAAGTGATACAGTTGTTTTCATGCGATAAACATCTCAGAGCCAGTAATTCCACTTGCATGTTAGCGTGTTCATATGATTTCGTTGTTTCCTTCAACTTTAAATTAGTCATGTACGAGCCATCTCATTTTGCTTTGATTCTTTGTTTGGTGTCACGCCTTCAAGGCGTGTATAGATTTTGGTGTACTATCAGATTTTTCATTTTCCTGTAAAGATGTAAGTGTTCAAATGTGGAGAAATGTGAACTTTCTGTTCTCTTGCAAGTATTTAATGTTTTGCATCAAAGATAACATACAGATGAGAAATGAAATACATTTTGATGGAGATTTAAGAAGAAATATGTGCATCTTTAGTTGAGCACACAATTTCTCTTCCCAAAACAAGAACAAGTCCATTTCTCTATGCAAATGTGAAACAAAATCGTAATTAATCTTAGTCAAACAAATAATGGTAAGGACGGACCTtttctcaaatgaaaatgacagATAAATAGATGCAGAGTGTAGCATGAATACCAAAACAACGAGTATCAGTAGGCATTAGGCATTGAAGGACGACTAAGCAGAAAGGCTAAAACCAATAAGAAATGATAGAATCTAGACATGGAGAGGTCCAAGTGGATATGAAAATAAAGCATACGAGCATAcagaaaataaactaaagtaCAAACAAAACGTAATcggacctcaaatcaatcttagaagAGAACACTGAGGCTCCCTGTAGCTGGTCAAATAGGTCATCAATCCTAATTCGAGGTTAACAATTCTTCACCATCGCCTGAATCAAGTAGGTCATCAATCCTAATCCGAGGTTAACGATTCTTCACCATCACTTTATTCAGTTgcctatagtcaatgcacaggCACATCGTACCGTCCTTAACAAAAAGAACGGAAGCGTCACAAGGTAGCCTTTAACACATGACATAGATGAGTCTTTTCCTAAAGTTCGATGATATATTTGAGAGATAAGTGTCAAAAAGAAACACCCACACTATaccttttttttgaatttcatacgTAAGCGATTGAAagtttgagtttcatacctaaattatcactttttagtttgagaaacacagtTTTCTCTTTTATACCACTCTCGTCATGGTATGTGTAATAcactctctctcttttattttaaagaattttcacATCACACTCCACATGGACAAAATATCCAACCTTgacaattaataaataaattattagtattagctaaaattaaaaattaaaaaactattataaaaaaataatattttctttataaaataaaacgtaaaatatttttcttaccccacaccattttttaaagttttttattttgctaaaatttcttttataaaagtattttattttttacttcatctcctCCCCATCATCAAAtactaatttagatattattttattttctcaaaaatataattctacCCATCCCACTTAaccctcaaaaatattttttacttgctGCCAcaagaatttttatattttttagttgtttatgttatattcggtacactagtagaatttttttctaaaaatatgtgtatgtgcatatctaaaacaaaataagaaaaacgtaaaaaaataaaaatcaggagcgaaaaattaaataggattgggtagatttttttaaaataaaataatacaaatatgaaagttttgcaaatattttataaatgatttttttaaaaaaaaggatggCGTTATCGCGGTGGAGGGGGTACatggaggaggtggtggagtgagataagaaaaataattaaattttttatatgaataataatctttaattttttttaaattaatattaattttttattatttactttttatctagataaaatattttatctatgtgAAATTCCATGTGTCaaagttttttcatataaaagagaaaGTGCACTACACACACCATTgaagtgtgtttctcaaactaaaaagtgattagtttaggtatgaaactcacactttcaatagtttaagtatgaaactaaaaaaaagtgaataatttAAGTGTGTTTTTGGCACTCGTCTCTATATTTgagcattttttttcttttttaataccCCACAATCTGCCTTAAATGCAATTGAGGTAGCTAAAATCCTCCGAATCTTTAATGctctaataatattaaaatttgcagattaaaacaaaaaaaaaagtttgttatAGATGGTATAAAGTAGTAATGAAGagacaaaaaattaattgtattttatgGAGTTAGACAAAAACAAGTGCAGGCAGGCAGTTACATTGTACCTTATACTAACTTTGATTCTTCATTTTCCAatagtttcatgtcattttcCAATATCCCAAAGTTTACGATAAAAAGCGCAGCCACCttttttatttaacaaatattagCAAGTACAATTCATTGGTTGTATAAACCATATACTTGAAAGTGACTAACTCATTATTTTAACCAAATTAGTATAAAGCAGTCAAATCATTGACATTTTTCTACAAATAGAAAAAGCTATGTTGTATACTTAaaataatctctttttttttcttttttcattttcttaaaaattatttggtaagtttttcaaaattaacCCCTTACGTTTTCAAGTTTTTATGTTAGTATGAATTGAAATTGAAAGCTATGTAGTAGGAATTAATTCTAAAGGTAACAtggaaaaatagaaatatgatTTCAATATCGAATATTGCAGGTTGAACATTTATTTCGAGAAAATTTGGCTAATAAATTCATTTGAGTTGCCAATTGGTAAAATAGCCTTCTTTGATAATGTTTCACACGGAGTGACTCAAACATATCAGTAGCCTAAAATCAAATTTGAACGGAgatcttaaattttaattttagactAGTTAATCCATATAATTTTCTTGGAAacaaagtattttaaatttatcaaactTCTAATCATTTTTAATCTAATGTGCATATTATTGtggttaaaaaatatttttgtcgtAGTGACTAATGTATTTAGCTAGGGAGTTGGGAAGccaattaagaaaattttagaaGTATAGGGGTGTGAAGTGTAAAAGCAGATCAACAAAGGGGTAAAATGAAAACAAActaaataaacaaaagaaaaaagatattatgACAAGGTGGCGTAGTTTAAGGAATATAGCGTCATGTCCACATCAGATTAAACTTCCCTGCATTATGATCTGTCTCGACATTGCTGTCGTCGCAAAGTAAGGATTAAGAGTTTGGggttttaaaattacaaattaacTTTGCTGTCTCGACATTGCTGCTAATTTAGAGTCGAAACCAAGATTTAGGAGTttctaaaatttctttaaaaataaaaagagaaacttTTAATTGATAGTAAGGTTTGAGAATTCACAACTCTAGGgtggaaaatattttcacaagttaatatacatacttatatatttatttatttttctttgcaCTTGTTCGAACTTACAAATCCTCATCTAGCTCCACCTTTAATCGTTATCGTACTTTGATTATGATATATGGCCTCTTTGTTTTCAATACTATAAAGCCAACCAAGGCAAGTACAAATAACGGGTATAGTAGAATAGATGAGATTTttggttcatttttttttttaaagttatgaTAATTGTGTTATATGTAACCAGAAATGTTTTAATATACATAGTTGAAATTCGAATAACCAGTAAATTTTAAACagaatgattattttaattatttttaagaaaaatgaaaaatcaaaaccgGTTCTTGTTGGTAGTGACATGGTGGCCACTATCTCAAATTATGATCATTTGTGAATCATCATGCTTCTACTTTTTGTTCATAgtaatgtttttttgttttgtttagtcTAAGATTCATTTTGATGAAGTTAAGATTGTTTggtttgtattaatttaaataaaacttatACAAGGATTTTTGACATCATAGGGGTAAAGAAGAATTTTGTATCCATCCGTAGAGGACATTAAattcttaaattcattttagattaattaaatttggaaaaattaatTCAGTAGTCGTTTGtacattaacaaaaaaataatgtatatttgaagaaaaagagtATTTGGAAAATAGTTGAAAACGAGTAATACAAAATTAGAGTTAAATATTGATGTTTTGCTCTAATGTGCATTTTATTAAAGAGATTAAAAGACTATGTTTAGTTAGTAGCCTTTCGTTGATAGTGAGCGCACTACGCAAGTTCCTTTGATTCTGTTAagataaaaaatcaatattaaattGATAAGCCTAACTCATcgagttaattaattataaactcAAACCTCGTATACATATCAATATATATCGTGACAACACACCTATATATAGAGTGGTCCAAATCTGTGTCAGATGCGCCGTTTCTCGTAATGTCATCATCTAACTAATATGAATTAGCAAAacgatttaatttaatttaatttaatttgttcatgGTATTATTAGTAGTATCATTTTGTTGTGTGCATTTCCACGTGCAAACcacttctcatttacttccataAGGCAGCTTTTTAAACTCAAACATGACACCCTCTTTAATTAGCAGTTAAACACTCATtaattataagtttataatgATACTAAAACTAATCTATAGTCATATATAATtgatagaaataattaaaataacagCACGCCTAGTAGTTTTTCAACTGATTGATACGTACGAAATTGACTATACCTTTCTAGAATGACTAAATCACTATAAGAAAAGCCATGCAAActcatttcattttcaattaGATTCCTCATTCTTCCACGCATCTTGATTAATTTCACGGTGTACTAGTAATTAACTATGTATAGAAGGAATCACGTAATATAACGCAATCTTGACTAAAATCATGGTGTATTAGTAAGTTTGGATAGAAGAAGTCACCTAATGTATTTTGTCTCCGAGAGATTTGAACCTAAGACTTGATGATTCTCAGTCCACTGGCCATTGGTACACTTCCTTATTTCTTTATTGAAATACCCATTAACAATATAtaacaaagaaaaggaaaagctAATTCATCATTCTTCACCATGCAACATCTGTAAGCACAAAACATCTAAGTTAAAGTTCAAGAAACCCTAATTCCCTCCATTAACACAAAAAATTGCTATAAATACTAGCTTCCTCTTGCCTTATTTCATGTTAAGAATTTAAACATCAAGTAAAATGACAACACCTTTTAGCCTCTCAActtacttcttcatcttcttctttctttctagtGCATTGCTTCATTTCAACCAATGCTATGCAAAGGAAAGAAAGCCTTCTTATTCCTTGGTGCTAAGCTTAACTCATACGAAAACCAGCCTTACGATACCTAAATCATCGTATAATTTAGTGAAAAAAAACTCAGAAACATTGGACATAAGGGAGCCATTGAGAGAAGTGAGAGATGGTTATTTGATATCATTGAATATAGGAACACCCCCACAAATTATCCAAGTGTATATGGACACTGGAAGTGACCTTACTTGGGTACCTTGTGGGAACCTATCATTTGATTGTATAGATTGTGATGACTATAGGGATCACAAGCTAATGTCAAGCTTTTCTccttcattttcatcttcttcctatAGGGATTTATGTACTAGTTCCTCTTGTATCGATATCCATAGCTCCGATAACCCTTTTGATCAATGCACTATTGCTGGATGCTCATTGAATAGTTTACTTAAGGGCACTTGTTCAAGGCCATGTCCTTCTTTTGCTTACACATATGGTGAAGGTATCGTATCGGGAACCCTAACTAGGGATACTCTTCGAGTCCATGGGACTAGTTCAAACCCTAATTCCATTAGGGAAGTCCCAAAGTTTGTCTTTGGATGTGTTGGAACAACTTATAGAGAGCCTATTGGGATTGTAGGGTTTGGTAAAGGTCCACTTTCTTTGCCTTCACAATTAGGGTTTCTTCAAAAGGGTTTTTCACATTGCTTCTTGCCTTTCAAGTTTGCAAATAACCCTAATATATCTAGCCCTCTAGTTGTAGGGGATCAAGCCATTTCATCCAAAGAAAATTTCCAATTTACTCCTATGTTGAAAAGCCCTATGTACCCTAATTTCTATTACATTGGCCTAGAAGCTATAACTGTGGGAAATGGTGCCACTACACAAGTTCCCTTAACCTTGAGAGAATTTGATTCTTTAGGCAATGGAGGAATGTTGATTGATTCCGGAACCACTTACACTCACCTACCTGAACCATTCTACTCGTCTCTTCTAACCGCCCTTCGATCATCCATAAATTACCCACGTGCTGAGGATATCGAGGCACGGACAGGGTTTGACCTATGTTATAGGCTCCCATGCCCTAATAACAACCTTAATAGTCTAGTTACCGATGATTTCCCTTCAATAACATTCCATTTCTTGAACAATGTTAGCCTTGTTTTACCTAATGGGAACGATTTCTATGCCATGGGTGCACCACGAAACTCAACAGTGGTGAAATGTTTGTTGTTCCAAAGCATGGAAGGTTCTGAAGAAGGGCCAGCTGGGATTTTCGGAAACTTCCAACAACAAAATGTGGAAGTTGTGTATGACTTGGAGAAAGAAAGGATTGGGTTTCAAACTTCTGATTGTGCCTCAGCTGCAACTTCTCAAGGGCTTCACAAGA
This window of the Solanum pennellii chromosome 2, SPENNV200 genome carries:
- the LOC107010033 gene encoding probable aspartyl protease At4g16563, whose translation is MTTPFSLSTYFFIFFFLSSALLHFNQCYAKERKPSYSLVLSLTHTKTSLTIPKSSYNLVKKNSETLDIREPLREVRDGYLISLNIGTPPQIIQVYMDTGSDLTWVPCGNLSFDCIDCDDYRDHKLMSSFSPSFSSSSYRDLCTSSSCIDIHSSDNPFDQCTIAGCSLNSLLKGTCSRPCPSFAYTYGEGIVSGTLTRDTLRVHGTSSNPNSIREVPKFVFGCVGTTYREPIGIVGFGKGPLSLPSQLGFLQKGFSHCFLPFKFANNPNISSPLVVGDQAISSKENFQFTPMLKSPMYPNFYYIGLEAITVGNGATTQVPLTLREFDSLGNGGMLIDSGTTYTHLPEPFYSSLLTALRSSINYPRAEDIEARTGFDLCYRLPCPNNNLNSLVTDDFPSITFHFLNNVSLVLPNGNDFYAMGAPRNSTVVKCLLFQSMEGSEEGPAGIFGNFQQQNVEVVYDLEKERIGFQTSDCASAATSQGLHKT